A single Bacillus sp. OxB-1 DNA region contains:
- the nadB gene encoding L-aspartate oxidase, with protein sequence MTYHCIIVGGGIAALQLAHHLKRDMDILLLTKGEIRSSNTYRAQGGIAAAVGQGDSPALHYNDTIQAGRDFHNYKEVADLVKEGPNLISALQHEGLHFDKGPDGRLALGMEGAHSRNRIVHSGGDASGKWLAEHLIRMERPGLTIRENRFVYELAMDPTTNRCVGVQVLDESGRTESYFGRHIILATGGVGGLYDQTSNDPTITGDGIALAYRAGAELVDMEFIQFHPTLLVGAGRTVGLVSEAVRGAGGRLVDNSGRKVMEGKHPLGDLAPRHIVAHELFKLRTKGEEVFLDITGITGFRKKFPTITELCEANGIPIATGKLPVAPGGHFLMGGIAVDTVGRTTMPGLYAIGETAATGVHGANRLASNSLLEGLYYGRKLALFLNELQETPVFPNPLRQRSTHETADFLPEPDELRRQMMKHAGIIRSRKGLEELDRWLGSYKADSSLAGKSKKDIQTVFMLQTAKLIAKGAMLREESRGAHIRSDFPDESEHFGKIHIMQSKKGLEMRDRHCEYDQITIHA encoded by the coding sequence ATGACGTATCATTGCATCATCGTAGGGGGCGGCATTGCGGCGCTCCAATTGGCCCATCATTTGAAACGGGACATGGACATTCTTCTATTGACGAAAGGCGAAATCCGGTCTAGCAATACATACCGTGCACAAGGCGGAATAGCCGCCGCGGTTGGACAGGGGGATTCGCCGGCTCTTCATTACAACGATACGATCCAAGCGGGGCGGGACTTCCACAATTACAAGGAAGTCGCTGACTTGGTGAAGGAAGGACCAAACCTCATCTCCGCACTCCAACATGAGGGATTGCATTTCGATAAGGGGCCGGATGGACGGTTGGCGCTCGGTATGGAAGGTGCACATAGCCGGAACCGGATTGTCCATAGCGGAGGGGATGCCTCGGGCAAATGGTTGGCCGAGCATCTGATCCGAATGGAAAGACCGGGTCTCACCATCCGGGAGAACCGTTTTGTGTATGAATTGGCGATGGATCCGACTACGAACCGGTGCGTTGGTGTTCAAGTGCTTGATGAATCCGGCCGCACAGAGAGCTATTTCGGGCGCCACATCATTTTGGCGACAGGCGGGGTTGGGGGGCTGTATGATCAGACATCGAATGACCCGACCATTACAGGGGATGGCATCGCGCTCGCCTACCGGGCAGGAGCGGAACTCGTCGACATGGAATTCATCCAATTCCATCCGACCTTGCTTGTAGGGGCAGGCCGGACGGTTGGCCTCGTTTCCGAAGCGGTGCGCGGAGCCGGCGGGCGGTTGGTGGACAACTCGGGCAGGAAGGTGATGGAAGGGAAGCATCCCCTCGGCGATCTGGCCCCGCGCCATATCGTCGCCCATGAACTATTCAAGTTGCGAACTAAAGGAGAAGAAGTCTTCCTCGATATAACAGGCATTACCGGTTTTAGAAAAAAGTTCCCGACAATCACCGAATTATGCGAAGCAAACGGCATCCCAATCGCAACAGGCAAGCTTCCCGTCGCTCCGGGTGGTCATTTCCTCATGGGCGGCATCGCTGTCGACACTGTCGGGCGGACGACTATGCCGGGGCTCTATGCAATCGGGGAGACAGCAGCAACCGGCGTCCACGGCGCCAATCGGTTAGCCAGCAATTCCTTATTGGAAGGCTTGTACTATGGAAGAAAACTTGCTTTATTTTTGAATGAACTGCAAGAGACCCCGGTTTTCCCTAATCCGCTCAGGCAGCGTTCAACTCACGAAACTGCGGACTTCTTACCGGAACCCGACGAACTCCGCCGACAGATGATGAAGCACGCGGGCATCATCCGTTCCCGGAAGGGACTGGAGGAATTGGATCGATGGCTTGGCAGTTATAAAGCAGACAGCTCATTGGCCGGAAAATCCAAAAAGGACATTCAGACGGTTTTCATGCTGCAAACTGCCAAGCTTATCGCCAAGGGGGCCATGCTCCGCGAAGAAAGCCGGGGGGCACATATTCGTTCGGACTTCCCGGATGAGTCGGAGCATTTCGGAAAAATCCACATCATGCAATCAAAAAAAGGGCTCGAAATGAGGGACAGACATTGTGAATACGATCAAATTACGATCCATGCTTGA
- the nadC gene encoding carboxylating nicotinate-nucleotide diphosphorylase — MNTIKLRSMLEQFYIEDIGDQDVSSDFLFPSEMTGQLEIKAKEAGVFCGMQVIEEGLRIIDPTIIVNMAVKDGDSISKGDSVAIASGSVRSLLKSERVILNLIQRMSAIATATDAVVRQLEGTAARVCDTRKTVPGLRMLDKYAVRVGGGVNHRHGLYDAVMLKDNHIAFAGGSISNAVQTVRSALGHTIKIEVEIETLGQLKEAIDAKADIIMFDNCTPETIKEWIELVPDSIITEASGNITKDNIRSYAEAGVDMISLGYLTHSVKALDLSANVSFITD, encoded by the coding sequence GTGAATACGATCAAATTACGATCCATGCTTGAACAATTTTACATAGAGGATATCGGCGACCAGGATGTCTCCTCGGATTTTTTATTCCCTTCGGAAATGACGGGGCAATTGGAGATCAAAGCGAAGGAGGCCGGCGTTTTCTGTGGAATGCAAGTTATCGAAGAAGGCCTCCGCATCATCGATCCTACCATCATCGTCAACATGGCCGTGAAGGACGGCGACAGTATTTCGAAAGGGGATTCGGTTGCAATCGCTTCCGGTTCTGTGCGCAGCTTGCTGAAGAGTGAGCGGGTCATCTTAAACTTGATTCAGCGGATGAGCGCCATTGCGACTGCGACCGATGCAGTCGTCCGCCAGCTGGAAGGGACGGCGGCACGGGTTTGCGATACGCGCAAAACAGTACCGGGACTGCGCATGCTCGACAAATACGCCGTCCGTGTCGGGGGAGGGGTCAATCACCGGCATGGCCTATATGATGCGGTCATGCTGAAGGACAACCATATCGCCTTTGCGGGGGGATCCATCTCGAACGCTGTTCAAACCGTACGCTCTGCACTCGGGCACACAATCAAGATCGAAGTTGAGATTGAGACGCTCGGCCAATTGAAAGAGGCGATCGATGCAAAAGCGGATATCATCATGTTTGATAATTGCACGCCCGAAACGATCAAGGAATGGATCGAGCTCGTACCGGATTCCATCATCACAGAGGCGTCCGGCAATATAACAAAGGACAATATTCGCTCCTATGCGGAAGCTGGCGTCGATATGATTTCACTTGGGTATTTGACGCATTCAGTGAAGGCTCTGGATTTAAGCGCAAATGTATCATTCATTACAGACTAA